One Haliaeetus albicilla chromosome 11, bHalAlb1.1, whole genome shotgun sequence genomic window carries:
- the LOC104315667 gene encoding LOW QUALITY PROTEIN: zona pellucida sperm-binding protein 4 (The sequence of the model RefSeq protein was modified relative to this genomic sequence to represent the inferred CDS: substituted 1 base at 1 genomic stop codon) has product MTYTEGKAHALQNNSDCGLLVSGTPDGSRKVSVSYTGCYIFEWVSDLRGSAGSVATAALGALTGVALPQDGNYFMLVGLEGTDAAGQKALHEEKLLRCPVDLPALDAPSSSVCSAVLSQDRLLCASLPISQGDCEVRGCCYDPRDRVKPCYFGNTVTAHCTPDGQFSIAVSRDVTLPPIILDSVQLTSGHSTGCVPVMKNNAFVVYQFLLSACGTTFQVTGDQAIYENELVASRDVKTGSLGSVTRDSTFRLHVHCRYSITGSFIPLSVQVFTLPMLPAVSQPDPLSLELRIASDGSYTSYYTDSDYPVVKTLRDPVYAEVKILQRTDTDLVLVLHHCWATPSINPQQQLQWPVLVDGCPYAGNNYQTQLVPLSLASGLLFPSHYQCFTLYTFTFVDSISQEMLSGLVFLHCSTSVCHQSVQVSCTTTCPARARGKRSAVHLLQDSAPRASSKGPVIFLQDELRXYTAKDGHGAAVHAVAPWALGFAAGAALCMVLVAAVLWQRKVPVMHEINVLQ; this is encoded by the exons ATGACGT ATACTGAGGGGAAAGCCCATGCTCTGCAGAATAACTCTGACTGTGGGCTTTTGGTATCTGGGACTCCAGATGGCTCCAGGAAAGTATCAGTCTCCTATACTGGCTGTTACATCTTTGAATGGGTGAGTGACCTTAGGGGTTCTGCTGGGAGTGTGGCTACTGCTGCTCTGGGTGCCCTGACTGGTGTGGCTCTCCCCCAGGATGGCAATTACTTCATGCTGGTTGGGCTTGAAGGAACAGATGCTGCTGGACAAAAGGCTCTTCATGAAGAAAAGCTGCTCAGGTGCCCTGTGGACCTTCCTG CCCTGGATGCTCCAAGCAGTAGTGTCTGTTCTGCTGTCCTCAGCCAAGACCGGCTGCTGTGTGCTTCCTTGCCTATCAGCCAGGGAGACTGTGAAGTGAGAGGCTGCTGCTATGACCCTAGGGACAGGGTGAAGCCTTGTTACTTTGGTAACACAG TGACAGCTCATTGCACACCAGATGGCCAGTTTTCTATTGCTGTCTCTCGGGATGTGACCCTGCCACCCATTATCCTGGACTCTGTGCAACTGACCAGTGGACACAGTACTGGCTGTGTCCCTGTCATGAAAAACAATGCCTTTGTTGTGTACCAgttcctgctctctgcctgtgGCACCACTTTTCAG GTGACTGGAGACCAGGCCATATATGAGAATGAGTTGGTGGCATCCAGGGATGTGAAGACTGGGAGCCTTGGCTCTGTCACTAGGGATAGCACTTTCAG GTTACATGTCCACTGTAGATACTCCATCACTGGGAGCTTCATTCCCTTGAGTGTTCAGGTCTTCACATTGCCAATGCTCCCTGCTGTGTCCCAGCCAGATCCTCTGTCCTTGGAGCTGCGTATTGCCTCAG ATGGAAGCTATACTTCCTACTATACTGACAGTGACTATCCTGTTGTGAAGACACTGAGAGACCCTGTTTATGCAGAAGTCAAGATCCTTCAGAGAACAGACACAGACCTAGTTTTGGTCCTGCACCACTGCTGGGCCACACCAAGTATCAATCCCCAGCAACAGCTGCAGTGGCCTGTTTTGGTGGATGG GTGCCCTTATGCAGGGAATAACTATCAGACACAGCTGGTGCCTCTGAGTCTTGCCTCAGGACTACTGTTCCCATCTCATTACCAGTGTTTCACCCTCTACACATTCACCTTTGTGGACTCTATTTCCCAAGAGATGCTCTCTGGGCTG GTGTTCCTGCACTGCAGTACTTCAGTGTGCCACCAGTCTGTACAGGTGTCCTGCACCACCACTTGTCCTGCTAGAGCCA GGGGTAAAAGGAGTGCTGTGCATCTTCTTCAGGACAGTGCCCCCCGTGCCTCCAGCAAAGGTCCTGTGATTTTCCTCCAGGATGAGCTAAGATAGTACACAGCCAAAGATGGCCATG gagCAGCTGTGCATGCTGTAGCCCCCTGGGCTCTGGGGTTtgcagctggggcagctctCTGCATGGTGCTTGTGGCTGCTGTGCTGTGGCAAAGGAAGGTGCCTGTAATGCATGAAATCAATGTATTGCAATAA